A window of the Janthinobacterium agaricidamnosum NBRC 102515 = DSM 9628 genome harbors these coding sequences:
- a CDS encoding class I SAM-dependent methyltransferase, whose amino-acid sequence MITDLAKYYADIAQQYDSVYAKPERLDDLDDLHEKLEEVLSGHKVLEIACGTAYWTQTIADVAESVLATDINPEMVELAKTRGLADDVVQFSLADAFDLPADIGSFTACFAGFWWSHVKREDQEKFLGQLRTKLGKDVLLVLIDNNYVDGSSTVIARTDAEGNTYQFRTGDDDQRYEVLKNFPSDSTLRKKMASSVREIRITRLEYYWMLSCRLK is encoded by the coding sequence ATGATTACCGACCTAGCCAAATACTACGCAGACATCGCCCAGCAGTACGACAGCGTGTATGCCAAGCCGGAGCGGCTGGATGACCTGGACGACTTGCATGAAAAATTGGAAGAAGTGCTGAGTGGCCATAAAGTATTGGAAATTGCTTGCGGCACCGCGTACTGGACCCAGACCATCGCCGATGTCGCCGAATCGGTGCTGGCCACCGATATCAACCCTGAAATGGTGGAACTGGCCAAAACCCGCGGCCTGGCCGACGATGTGGTGCAATTCAGCCTGGCCGACGCGTTCGATTTGCCAGCCGACATAGGCAGCTTTACTGCCTGTTTCGCCGGTTTCTGGTGGTCGCATGTGAAACGCGAAGACCAGGAAAAATTCCTCGGCCAATTACGGACCAAGCTGGGCAAGGATGTCTTGCTGGTGCTGATCGACAATAACTATGTCGACGGCAGCAGCACGGTGATCGCCCGTACCGATGCCGAAGGCAATACCTATCAATTCCGCACCGGTGACGATGACCAACGTTATGAAGTATTGAAAAACTTCCCGTCGGACAGCACGCTGCGCAAGAAAATGGCGTCCTCGGTACGCGAAATCCGCATCACCCGCCTGGAGTATTACTGGATGCTGAGCTGCCGCCTGAAATAA
- a CDS encoding CysB family HTH-type transcriptional regulator — protein MNLHQLRFVREAVRQNYNLTDAAKALFTSQPGVSKAIIELEEELGVDIFTRHGKRIRGLTEPGRLVLESVELIMQEIDSLKRIGKEYAAQDSGSFTIATTHTQARYTLPKVVQAFMLKFPKVRLSLLQGNPRQIAEMVQRDQADLAIATESIAAIDGLITLPCYQWEHVVVVPIDHPLLKSKSLTLEEIAAYPLITYDSAFAGRNKIDHAFVLRGLKPDILLEAIDADVIKTYVELGMGIGIIAGMAFDAERDKNLRAIPVGHLFGMNVSRVAVKQGAYLRSYIYTFIELLTPTLNRKLIEQAMSGDKEHYEL, from the coding sequence ATGAATCTTCATCAATTGCGCTTCGTGCGCGAAGCGGTCCGCCAGAATTACAACTTGACCGACGCCGCCAAGGCCTTGTTCACGTCGCAGCCGGGGGTCTCGAAAGCCATCATCGAGCTGGAAGAAGAGCTGGGTGTGGATATTTTCACACGCCACGGCAAGCGGATACGCGGCTTGACCGAGCCGGGCCGGCTGGTGCTGGAATCGGTCGAATTGATCATGCAGGAAATCGACAGCCTGAAGCGCATCGGCAAGGAATACGCGGCGCAAGACAGCGGCAGTTTCACGATTGCCACCACGCATACCCAGGCCCGGTATACTCTGCCGAAAGTGGTGCAGGCGTTCATGCTGAAATTCCCGAAGGTGAGATTGTCTTTATTGCAGGGAAATCCGCGCCAGATCGCCGAAATGGTGCAGCGCGACCAGGCCGACCTGGCGATCGCCACCGAATCGATCGCCGCCATCGATGGCTTGATCACGTTACCATGTTACCAATGGGAACATGTGGTGGTGGTGCCGATCGATCATCCCTTGCTGAAATCGAAGTCGCTGACACTGGAAGAAATCGCCGCCTACCCGCTGATTACCTATGACAGCGCATTTGCCGGACGCAACAAAATCGACCATGCGTTCGTGTTGCGCGGCTTGAAGCCGGATATCTTGCTGGAAGCCATAGATGCCGACGTGATCAAGACTTATGTCGAGTTGGGCATGGGCATTGGTATCATAGCGGGCATGGCGTTCGACGCCGAGCGCGACAAAAACCTGCGTGCGATTCCGGTCGGCCACCTGTTCGGCATGAATGTGTCGCGGGTAGCGGTCAAGCAGGGCGCTTATTTGCGCAGCTATATCTACACCTTCATCGAATTATTGACGCCGACGCTGAACCGCAAATTGATCGAACAGGCGATGAGCGGCGACAAGGAACACTACGAGCTTTAA